One Paenibacillus sp. FSL W8-0186 genomic window carries:
- a CDS encoding glycoside hydrolase family 78 protein: MFKITDVRCEYKVNPIGLGIPHPRISWKLESDQRGARQLAYQIVVSADEPGNEVLWDSGKVMSDASIQIELDSMACESGKRYYYRVRAWNEQEESTDWSDMAYWEMGLLSPQEWKGEWIQAPGVIAGFGAEQCPMLRRSFRIEGKVKSARIYATALGLYELKLNGRKVGDSYFNPGWTSYQERLQYQTYDVTNLLQTGENVIGAFLGTGWYKGHLAWEGLHSIYGDQLALLLQMHIELENGEQLTIVSDGEWKAAGSPILMSEIYHGETYDARLEQPGWTEAGFHDQGGWHQVQILAHSKDILVAQESDPVRIVNELKPVELMKTPKGELVIDMGQNMVGWVRFEVEGEAGKEVMLQHAEVLDREGNFYIGNLRKAKQTVRYIMKGNGVEAYEPHFTFQGFRYVKLTGFDESKVRLEQFKGMVLHSDMERTGYFECSDPLINQLQHNIEWGLKGNFLDVPTDCPQRDERLGWTGDAQMFIRTAAYLHGTADFFTKWLRDLAVDQLDNGGVPFVIPNVLGKKGGEEFKDQHSSAAWGDAAVINPWTIYLVYGDKRLLSEQYDSMKAWVEYIRSQGENEFLWNTGFHFGDWLALDAKEDSYVGATDRDYIATAFYAYSVSLVLKAAEVLNKADDAVKYAELYRNVRKAFQDEFVTPSGRLAVGTQTAQVLALMFGLVEGPAKERATQKLIELLEESDYHLTTGFVGTPYLNFVLSDNGYNDIAYKLLFQQDYPSWLYQITKGATTIWEHWDGIKEDGTFWSDDMNSFNHYAYGAIGDWLYRVVAGIDLDETVPAYKRIVIKPQPGEGLHWADGSLESMYGMIRSAWHKLDDDKLRLDVTVPVNTTAEILLPAASSETQVTENGKPLGETEGIEKIEAAEQGIWVTVGSGSYRFEMDQVK; encoded by the coding sequence ATGTTTAAGATCACGGACGTCAGGTGTGAATATAAGGTCAATCCGATCGGTCTGGGTATACCGCATCCACGGATTAGCTGGAAGCTGGAATCGGATCAGCGGGGAGCAAGGCAGCTGGCTTATCAAATCGTCGTATCGGCAGATGAGCCGGGGAACGAGGTGCTCTGGGATTCCGGCAAAGTCATGTCGGACGCATCGATCCAGATCGAGCTGGACAGCATGGCATGCGAGTCCGGCAAACGTTATTATTACCGCGTTCGAGCCTGGAATGAGCAGGAGGAGTCCACCGATTGGTCGGACATGGCTTATTGGGAGATGGGGCTGTTATCTCCGCAGGAATGGAAGGGGGAGTGGATTCAAGCTCCAGGCGTCATTGCAGGGTTTGGCGCCGAGCAATGCCCTATGCTGCGCAGAAGCTTCCGGATCGAAGGCAAGGTGAAATCGGCGCGGATTTATGCGACGGCGCTGGGACTGTATGAATTGAAGCTGAATGGCCGGAAAGTGGGCGACAGCTACTTTAATCCGGGCTGGACGAGTTATCAAGAACGGCTGCAATATCAAACCTATGACGTTACGAACCTGCTGCAAACCGGAGAGAACGTCATTGGAGCATTCTTAGGAACAGGATGGTACAAAGGCCATCTCGCTTGGGAAGGACTGCATTCCATTTACGGTGACCAGTTGGCATTGCTGCTGCAAATGCATATTGAGCTGGAAAATGGAGAGCAGCTGACGATTGTGTCCGACGGCGAGTGGAAGGCAGCGGGCAGTCCGATCCTGATGTCGGAAATCTATCATGGAGAAACTTATGATGCCAGGCTGGAGCAGCCGGGCTGGACGGAAGCCGGCTTCCATGATCAGGGCGGATGGCATCAGGTGCAGATTCTAGCTCACTCCAAAGACATTCTCGTTGCTCAGGAGAGCGACCCTGTACGCATCGTTAATGAGCTTAAGCCGGTGGAACTTATGAAGACGCCTAAAGGCGAACTTGTCATCGATATGGGGCAGAACATGGTCGGCTGGGTGCGCTTCGAGGTAGAGGGCGAAGCCGGGAAGGAAGTTATGCTGCAGCATGCTGAGGTACTCGACCGCGAGGGCAATTTCTACATCGGCAATTTGCGTAAAGCGAAGCAAACAGTACGTTATATTATGAAGGGAAATGGCGTTGAAGCCTATGAACCCCATTTTACATTCCAGGGCTTCCGTTATGTGAAGCTGACCGGTTTTGACGAAAGCAAGGTACGGCTTGAGCAATTCAAGGGGATGGTATTGCATTCCGACATGGAGCGGACGGGCTACTTCGAATGTTCGGACCCGCTCATAAACCAGCTGCAGCATAACATCGAGTGGGGTCTCAAAGGCAATTTCCTGGACGTCCCTACCGATTGTCCGCAGCGCGATGAACGGCTCGGCTGGACGGGGGATGCGCAAATGTTCATCCGAACAGCGGCATATTTGCACGGTACCGCGGACTTTTTTACGAAATGGCTCCGCGACCTAGCTGTGGATCAGCTCGATAACGGCGGCGTGCCATTTGTCATTCCGAACGTGCTCGGCAAGAAAGGCGGCGAGGAGTTCAAGGATCAGCACAGCTCGGCGGCTTGGGGAGACGCAGCGGTCATTAACCCATGGACGATCTATTTAGTTTATGGGGACAAACGTCTCTTGTCCGAGCAGTACGACAGCATGAAAGCCTGGGTGGAGTATATCCGCAGCCAGGGCGAGAACGAATTTCTGTGGAATACCGGCTTCCATTTCGGGGATTGGCTGGCGCTGGATGCGAAGGAAGACAGTTATGTCGGCGCCACCGACCGCGATTATATCGCTACGGCCTTCTATGCGTACTCGGTATCCTTAGTGTTGAAGGCGGCAGAAGTATTGAACAAGGCGGACGACGCTGTGAAATATGCGGAGTTGTATCGCAATGTGCGGAAGGCGTTCCAGGATGAATTCGTTACCCCGTCGGGAAGGCTGGCTGTAGGTACGCAGACCGCGCAGGTGCTGGCTCTAATGTTCGGGCTTGTAGAGGGCCCGGCGAAGGAACGTGCTACCCAGAAGCTGATAGAGCTGCTGGAGGAGAGCGACTATCATTTGACGACCGGCTTTGTCGGCACGCCGTATTTGAACTTCGTACTAAGCGACAACGGCTATAATGATATCGCATATAAGCTGTTGTTCCAGCAGGACTATCCTTCCTGGCTATACCAGATTACGAAGGGCGCTACGACAATCTGGGAGCACTGGGACGGCATCAAAGAGGATGGTACCTTCTGGAGCGATGATATGAACTCCTTCAATCATTATGCTTACGGGGCGATCGGCGATTGGCTGTATCGGGTCGTGGCGGGTATCGATCTGGATGAGACGGTTCCGGCCTACAAGCGGATTGTAATTAAACCGCAGCCGGGTGAGGGCCTGCATTGGGCGGATGGCAGCTTGGAGAGCATGTACGGCATGATCCGCAGCGCAT
- a CDS encoding carbohydrate ABC transporter permease — translation MRKSGKIIAELFAILLTVILFIIPFYFILINSFKNSREASKMNLQWPNAFQILENYREVIQAQDYMLIRAFFNSAFITVASIIILVFVCAMAGFIMQRRKSKPLTIVHFLFLAGLMIPPAVVPTIWVLNGIGMFKTMAGLILIEVAINIPFAIILYSGFVATIPREIDEAALVDGAGSLNFFFRMILPLLKPVTSTIIVLTSVNVFNDFVNPLYFLPGAENATAQLTLYNFMSLYNTSYNLLFADVVLLTVPPLILFLIFNKRIVAGMTAGAVKG, via the coding sequence ATGCGCAAATCCGGAAAAATCATAGCGGAGCTCTTCGCTATTTTGCTAACAGTGATTTTGTTCATTATTCCGTTTTATTTCATTCTGATCAATTCCTTTAAGAACAGCAGGGAAGCTTCCAAGATGAATCTGCAATGGCCGAACGCATTCCAAATCCTTGAAAACTACCGCGAAGTGATTCAGGCCCAGGACTATATGCTGATTCGCGCTTTTTTCAACAGCGCATTCATTACGGTCGCTTCGATCATCATTCTAGTTTTCGTCTGCGCGATGGCGGGGTTTATTATGCAGCGCAGGAAGAGCAAGCCGCTGACCATCGTTCATTTTCTATTCCTGGCCGGACTCATGATCCCGCCGGCAGTTGTGCCAACGATTTGGGTCTTGAACGGGATCGGCATGTTCAAAACGATGGCCGGGCTCATCCTGATCGAGGTTGCAATCAATATCCCGTTTGCGATCATATTGTATTCCGGCTTTGTGGCTACCATTCCACGGGAAATCGATGAAGCGGCGCTCGTTGACGGCGCAGGGAGCCTCAATTTTTTCTTCCGTATGATTTTGCCGCTGCTTAAACCGGTCACGTCCACGATTATAGTGCTGACTTCGGTCAACGTCTTTAATGATTTTGTCAACCCGCTGTATTTCCTGCCGGGTGCGGAGAACGCAACGGCACAGCTGACTCTGTACAACTTCATGAGCCTGTACAACACGTCATACAATCTCCTGTTTGCCGATGTCGTTCTGTTGACCGTTCCGCCCCTGATCTTGTTTCTCATTTTTAATAAACGGATCGTAGCGGGAATGACGGCTGGCGCGGTGAAAGGGTAA
- a CDS encoding sugar ABC transporter permease, translated as MKSTKSLYSYGFLLPAGIIFFIFFLLPTMVSFFFSMTRWTLTDWEFIGLDNFIMFFKESSLNIGFRNTFIYAVMTSGTKVVLGLLLAVLLTSSIRSKDFLRSVVFFPTLISTIAVGITFSYLMHPSRGLINTALAALGIQGPNWLGDPALAIYSVGLVDIWKGVGFATVIYIAGMMSIPADYYEAVDIDGGNAFRKFWHITLPLIRPAMNSVIILSFIGGLRTFDLVWTMTKGGPGFSSDLIASIIYKQYQGGFYGLSTAGNVILFVIVAVLAFPLYRFLTKREVDL; from the coding sequence ATGAAATCAACGAAATCTTTGTACAGCTATGGATTTTTGCTTCCCGCGGGCATCATCTTCTTTATTTTTTTCCTGCTGCCGACGATGGTGTCCTTCTTCTTCAGTATGACGCGCTGGACGCTCACGGACTGGGAATTCATCGGCCTTGATAATTTCATCATGTTCTTCAAGGAGTCTTCGCTGAATATCGGATTTCGCAATACGTTCATTTACGCCGTGATGACTAGCGGGACGAAGGTAGTGCTCGGCCTGCTGCTGGCGGTGCTGTTGACCTCTAGCATCAGATCGAAGGATTTTCTGAGATCGGTCGTTTTTTTTCCAACTTTGATCAGTACGATTGCGGTCGGGATTACATTTAGCTACTTGATGCATCCGTCCCGCGGCTTGATTAATACGGCATTGGCGGCGCTTGGCATTCAGGGGCCGAACTGGCTTGGCGACCCGGCGCTCGCGATTTATTCGGTCGGACTCGTGGATATTTGGAAAGGTGTCGGTTTTGCTACCGTCATCTATATTGCGGGCATGATGTCCATTCCGGCCGATTATTACGAGGCGGTCGATATCGACGGCGGGAATGCCTTTCGTAAATTTTGGCATATTACGCTGCCGCTAATCCGGCCGGCAATGAATTCCGTCATTATCTTATCGTTTATCGGCGGACTGCGGACATTCGATTTAGTCTGGACCATGACCAAGGGGGGACCCGGCTTCAGTTCTGACCTGATCGCATCGATCATATACAAGCAATATCAAGGCGGATTTTACGGATTATCCACGGCAGGCAACGTCATTTTATTCGTGATCGTCGCCGTACTGGCCTTCCCGCTCTACAGATTTCTGACGAAAAGGGAGGTCGATCTGTAA
- a CDS encoding extracellular solute-binding protein, producing the protein MTFRRKATWLSLTLALLLIVLSACGKGGNIAGTSGNESAKETADTEKTTLTLLIDNQTAIDGIQAVADEIKRELNIETKIELRPGGTEGDNVVKTRLATSDMADLMFYNSGSLFKALNPQEYFVDLTNEPFMDNVLDSFKDTVSVDGKVYGIPGGSTVGGAWLYNKKIYSELGLSVPKTWDELLANNDKIKEAGYTPVIGSFSDSWTSQLVVLADYYNVHSLAPNFAEDYTYNKAKYATTPEALRSFEKLQSLRDKKHFNDDATATKLEDALAMLAEGKAAHYPILTLVLTNINANYPEMMDDIGAFAQPSDAADVNGLTIWMPGGIYANKEGSNIDAAKKWLEFFVSPEGVKAYLTAMKPEGPMPIKGVELPDDTYAAVKEMLPYFESGNTAPALEFYSPIKGPSLEQITVEVATGISSAAEGAAKYDSDVEKQALQLGLEGW; encoded by the coding sequence ATGACGTTCAGAAGAAAAGCAACCTGGTTAAGTCTGACGCTGGCTTTGCTGCTGATTGTATTGTCCGCTTGCGGCAAAGGCGGGAACATTGCCGGAACTTCCGGCAATGAATCTGCGAAGGAGACTGCGGATACCGAGAAAACGACGCTCACACTGCTTATCGACAACCAGACCGCGATTGACGGCATTCAGGCGGTGGCCGATGAAATCAAACGGGAATTGAACATCGAGACCAAAATCGAACTCCGCCCTGGCGGTACAGAGGGAGATAACGTCGTAAAGACGCGCCTGGCGACAAGCGATATGGCGGATTTAATGTTCTACAACTCGGGTTCCCTGTTTAAAGCCTTGAATCCGCAGGAGTATTTTGTGGATCTGACGAACGAACCGTTTATGGACAATGTGCTGGATTCCTTTAAAGATACAGTCTCGGTAGATGGCAAGGTATACGGCATTCCAGGCGGATCAACAGTGGGCGGGGCCTGGCTGTATAACAAGAAAATTTATAGTGAGCTGGGGCTGTCGGTGCCAAAGACGTGGGATGAGTTGCTGGCGAACAACGACAAAATTAAAGAAGCCGGATACACCCCGGTCATCGGCTCCTTTAGCGATTCTTGGACCTCCCAGCTTGTCGTGCTGGCTGATTATTATAACGTGCATTCCCTGGCTCCGAATTTTGCGGAGGATTATACCTATAACAAAGCGAAATATGCCACGACTCCAGAGGCGCTGCGCAGCTTCGAGAAGCTGCAGTCGCTTCGCGACAAGAAGCATTTCAATGATGACGCTACGGCAACGAAGCTGGAGGATGCGCTAGCCATGCTGGCCGAGGGCAAAGCGGCCCATTATCCGATTCTGACTTTAGTATTGACGAATATTAATGCGAATTACCCTGAAATGATGGATGATATCGGCGCGTTCGCCCAGCCGAGTGATGCGGCCGATGTCAACGGCTTGACGATTTGGATGCCGGGCGGTATTTATGCAAATAAAGAGGGCTCTAATATAGACGCTGCCAAGAAGTGGCTGGAGTTCTTCGTCTCTCCTGAAGGCGTTAAAGCTTACTTGACGGCTATGAAACCGGAAGGGCCGATGCCGATCAAGGGTGTGGAGCTGCCTGATGATACTTACGCTGCCGTAAAAGAAATGCTGCCTTATTTCGAGTCCGGCAATACGGCTCCGGCGCTGGAATTCTACTCTCCCATCAAAGGGCCTTCCCTGGAGCAGATTACCGTTGAAGTAGCAACGGGAATATCCTCCGCGGCGGAAGGCGCGGCCAAATATGACAGTGACGTCGAGAAGCAGGCACTCCAACTCGGTCTTGAAGGCTGGTAA